From a region of the Paenibacillus segetis genome:
- a CDS encoding tyrosine-type recombinase/integrase produces MLVYHSKLKKLHLNTIHTYTHLLVHPCTYFNSKIVKEITPSQYQDFLLWLQEERGLAVKSIQSIHGLMNALFRHAVQRGQIKTSPYVGATIPKEEEEENFDLDFDEEAEVPNFLEKEQLAKVIAAAKQKNEQAATPREEFEWRQFVRVIFIMAHTGIRVGELSVLEPRKFNKSKLKIRISATLYDKDGLSNYDIGPPKSKSSRRLIDISERVAAVIEAQMKDVKAFRLMIGPKYHKNKDGREFIFVNPTE; encoded by the coding sequence ATGTTAGTTTATCATTCGAAATTAAAAAAGCTTCACTTGAACACTATACACACTTATACACATCTTCTCGTACACCCTTGTACTTACTTTAACAGCAAAATCGTTAAGGAAATTACACCAAGTCAGTATCAAGACTTTTTATTATGGTTACAGGAAGAGCGTGGACTAGCGGTCAAATCGATACAGAGTATTCATGGGTTGATGAATGCCTTATTTAGACATGCTGTACAACGAGGTCAAATTAAAACGTCTCCGTATGTGGGGGCTACCATTCCAAAGGAGGAAGAAGAAGAGAATTTCGACTTGGATTTTGACGAAGAAGCAGAAGTACCAAATTTCCTAGAAAAGGAGCAACTAGCCAAGGTAATAGCTGCAGCTAAGCAAAAAAACGAACAAGCCGCAACTCCAAGAGAAGAATTTGAATGGCGACAATTTGTAAGAGTAATATTCATTATGGCGCATACAGGTATTCGCGTGGGGGAACTCAGCGTGTTAGAACCAAGAAAATTCAATAAAAGCAAGTTGAAGATCAGAATTAGCGCTACATTGTATGATAAAGATGGACTGAGTAACTACGATATAGGTCCACCTAAATCTAAGAGCTCACGCAGATTAATCGATATTAGTGAAAGAGTTGCAGCTGTTATTGAGGCTCAAATGAAAGATGTGAAAGCTTTTCGTCTTATGATCGGCCCTAAATATCACAAAAATAAAGACGGAAGAGAATTCATTTTTGTGAACCCTACAGAATAG
- a CDS encoding DUF1963 domain-containing protein, whose product MENLKRKIMRRATLLQIGGFRSSGEPTNSIFGQVNLSLPNEEWPYSNNKPMIPLCQINILQLPYVPDLLKDIEMITLFIDSDELPNNNPNGQKWCLRTYNCIKDLVPIHSVPYESKIKVFEMKPTLIEEDYPCWDDFVEELDKENISITEEVNDFYDNHLNNISGFKIGGWPTTIQSEIYWAPYNQHPANPQFVFQIDSIERGNWFWGDSGVGYIGRGTTNGRFNEWVIEWQCF is encoded by the coding sequence GTGGAAAACCTTAAGAGAAAAATAATGAGACGGGCAACTTTATTGCAGATTGGAGGATTTAGATCTTCTGGAGAACCAACTAATTCTATATTTGGACAAGTAAATTTATCGCTACCAAATGAAGAATGGCCCTATTCAAATAATAAACCTATGATACCGTTGTGCCAAATAAACATTCTTCAATTACCATATGTCCCCGATTTACTTAAAGATATTGAAATGATCACATTGTTTATAGATAGTGACGAACTTCCGAATAACAATCCAAATGGTCAGAAATGGTGCTTACGAACTTATAATTGTATAAAAGATCTTGTTCCTATTCATAGTGTTCCATATGAATCAAAGATAAAGGTATTTGAGATGAAACCGACATTAATCGAAGAAGACTATCCTTGTTGGGATGATTTTGTTGAGGAATTAGATAAGGAAAACATATCTATTACTGAAGAAGTAAACGATTTTTATGATAACCATTTGAATAATATCTCTGGATTCAAAATAGGTGGATGGCCTACGACAATTCAATCAGAAATATATTGGGCTCCTTATAATCAACATCCCGCTAATCCTCAGTTTGTATTTCAAATTGATTCAATAGAAAGAGGAAATTGGTTTTGGGGGGACAGTGGAGTAGGTTACATTGGGCGAGGAACAACAAATGGAAGATTTAACGAGTGGGTTATTGAATGGCAATGCTTTTAG
- a CDS encoding lysophospholipid acyltransferase family protein: MISNSTAKIINILPKQFVTYISKKIIDKYLKKFANVNITGSENLKGIKTPTIFICNHLSNSDGLVLDKALKEIDPTFVAGEKLSDNAVTSIGVNVIKTTNIKPNTADKEGLEKIIKLVKQGESLLIFPEGTRSRFGSLIEAKKGILFIARITGAPIVPIGLYGTEKLLPINIEGDMRSENFQYADVHINIGKQFEFHKRAKEQDKNEYEEFALKHIMKKIAELLPESYRGVYK, from the coding sequence ATGATCTCTAACTCAACAGCAAAAATAATAAATATTTTACCGAAACAATTTGTCACATACATATCTAAAAAAATAATAGATAAATACCTGAAGAAATTTGCCAATGTTAACATAACAGGTAGTGAAAACTTAAAGGGGATAAAAACCCCAACTATTTTTATATGCAATCATTTAAGCAATTCTGATGGATTAGTTTTAGACAAGGCTTTAAAAGAGATAGATCCAACTTTTGTAGCAGGTGAAAAACTGTCAGACAATGCTGTTACAAGTATAGGGGTTAATGTAATAAAGACAACTAATATAAAACCTAATACTGCTGATAAAGAGGGTCTCGAGAAAATTATTAAGCTTGTTAAACAAGGGGAAAGTTTATTGATATTCCCAGAAGGAACTAGAAGTAGATTTGGTAGTTTGATTGAAGCAAAGAAAGGAATCCTTTTTATAGCGAGAATTACAGGAGCCCCCATTGTGCCTATTGGATTATATGGGACAGAAAAACTGTTACCCATAAATATAGAAGGAGATATGAGGTCTGAAAACTTTCAATATGCAGATGTTCATATCAACATTGGAAAACAATTTGAATTTCATAAGAGAGCAAAAGAACAAGACAAAAATGAATACGAAGAATTTGCCCTAAAACATATAATGAAGAAAATAGCTGAATTATTACCTGAAAGTTATAGAGGAGTTTATAAATAA
- a CDS encoding chloramphenicol phosphotransferase CPT family protein, which translates to MKQGILVFLNGTSSSGKTSISTELINQKEIHFYHLSIDDFFNNYNEFINNKFPDEPPKEIDHQVVSQILDDSILSVYHSTIKLLLELGFNVIVDTVIDNDKRFNEFLDQFFDQPTLFIGVICSKEELIRREQTRGDRKIGLAVSQFSKVYCFDEYDLEVNTEEMNPIECAEKILSFIKSNKEYSVFKKLSKRNVSVS; encoded by the coding sequence TTGAAGCAAGGGATATTAGTTTTTCTAAATGGAACTTCAAGTTCTGGAAAGACCTCCATATCGACTGAACTGATAAATCAGAAAGAGATTCATTTTTATCATTTATCAATTGATGATTTTTTTAATAATTACAATGAATTTATTAATAATAAATTTCCAGACGAACCTCCAAAAGAAATAGATCATCAAGTTGTCTCACAAATTCTTGATGATTCCATATTATCAGTGTACCATTCGACAATTAAACTGTTATTAGAATTGGGTTTTAATGTAATAGTAGATACCGTAATCGACAATGACAAGAGGTTTAATGAGTTTCTTGATCAATTTTTCGATCAGCCTACGTTATTTATAGGTGTAATATGCTCGAAAGAAGAACTCATAAGAAGAGAGCAAACAAGAGGAGATAGAAAGATTGGACTAGCAGTTTCACAGTTTAGCAAAGTATATTGCTTTGATGAATATGACCTCGAAGTAAATACTGAAGAGATGAATCCAATAGAATGTGCCGAAAAGATATTAAGTTTTATTAAGTCCAATAAGGAATACTCGGTATTTAAGAAATTAAGTAAAAGAAATGTTAGTGTTTCATAG
- a CDS encoding VOC family protein, with protein MKLRVGAVFIPVLNLEQSISWYTDCFGLELVDNWGVGASFKFPSGEALVALIQVREIQPLHFSTGDNQIDNVYFHFETDDLDKMKIHLRENNISIMKHEDHGVMNEIYIIDPSGNQIVIFCEKETSPFYRHATNKISW; from the coding sequence ATGAAGCTAAGAGTAGGAGCTGTATTCATTCCAGTTCTAAATCTTGAACAAAGTATTTCTTGGTACACCGATTGTTTTGGGCTTGAGTTGGTTGATAATTGGGGAGTCGGAGCAAGTTTCAAATTTCCTTCAGGAGAAGCTTTGGTAGCACTAATTCAAGTAAGGGAGATTCAACCATTACATTTTTCAACTGGAGATAATCAAATTGACAATGTTTACTTTCATTTTGAAACAGATGACTTAGATAAGATGAAGATCCATTTAAGAGAAAATAACATAAGCATTATGAAACATGAGGATCATGGAGTAATGAATGAAATATATATTATTGATCCAAGTGGCAATCAAATCGTAATTTTTTGCGAGAAAGAAACTTCTCCATTTTACAGACATGCAACTAATAAGATCTCTTGGTAA
- a CDS encoding DUF2625 family protein gives MKDISELIFEDNAWTMIQDWIRDSQVNIHILENTKAEGEEALYNLQITNKSTMGAIALECGGFVVDHGWLYLLGSGHPEIFGSLINNKHQSLFEEGFVVAYDVVGGIFAINTEEFDNSTRNIYYFAPDTLEWEDTGKGYTDFIYWVLHGDLNKYYKSFRWGNWIEDVSALTRDQGISIFPYLWTEQGKDVESSYKEAISIKEVWGIQSDFRNEI, from the coding sequence GTGAAAGATATTTCAGAACTTATTTTTGAAGATAACGCCTGGACGATGATTCAAGATTGGATACGTGATTCACAAGTAAATATACATATTCTTGAGAATACAAAAGCTGAAGGTGAAGAAGCGCTCTATAATTTACAAATCACCAATAAATCTACTATGGGAGCCATTGCACTTGAGTGTGGTGGTTTTGTTGTTGATCATGGTTGGTTGTACTTACTTGGTTCAGGGCATCCTGAGATATTTGGCTCTCTAATTAATAACAAACATCAATCTCTCTTCGAAGAAGGATTCGTAGTAGCCTATGATGTAGTAGGAGGAATCTTTGCTATTAATACAGAGGAATTTGATAATAGTACGCGTAATATTTATTATTTTGCGCCGGATACTTTGGAGTGGGAAGACACTGGTAAAGGATATACTGACTTTATTTATTGGGTATTACATGGTGATCTGAATAAATATTATAAATCTTTTAGATGGGGTAACTGGATAGAAGATGTTAGTGCATTAACTAGAGATCAAGGAATATCAATATTTCCATATTTGTGGACGGAACAAGGCAAGGATGTTGAAAGTAGCTATAAAGAAGCAATTTCTATTAAGGAAGTATGGGGAATACAAAGTGATTTTAGAAATGAAATTTAA
- a CDS encoding YjcZ family sporulation protein, protein MSDIRGGFFTSTGTILVLFILLVIVSCACGGFGI, encoded by the coding sequence ATGTCCGATATACGTGGAGGCTTTTTTACAAGCACAGGTACAATCCTTGTATTGTTCATCTTATTAGTAATCGTCTCTTGCGCTTGTGGAGGTTTCGGTATCTAA
- a CDS encoding DUF1801 domain-containing protein: protein MKEDIRNYLEKFDEQTKQRFCVLYGLIYESTSQIIHEKLWAKLPSFYVKNNFVRIIPFKDHINVEAKAVLSHKDELQEYKITSMGMLQIFHNQQIPNELLKVIFKESLE from the coding sequence ATGAAAGAGGATATACGTAATTATCTGGAGAAATTTGATGAACAAACAAAACAGAGATTTTGTGTTCTATATGGACTTATTTATGAAAGTACTTCTCAAATAATTCATGAAAAGCTATGGGCTAAATTGCCATCATTTTATGTGAAAAATAACTTTGTTCGGATTATTCCTTTTAAAGACCATATAAATGTTGAAGCCAAAGCAGTTCTTTCTCATAAGGATGAATTACAGGAATATAAAATAACGTCCATGGGTATGTTGCAAATTTTTCATAATCAGCAAATTCCAAATGAATTACTGAAAGTAATATTTAAAGAAAGTCTTGAATAA
- a CDS encoding GNAT family N-acetyltransferase: protein MHIETSRLIIRDLIMKDWIDVHVYASNPKVTEYMIWGPNNEDETKSYVNQQIEKKQTINRTDFEFAVILKETNQLIGGCGIYIKELNAEIGYCFNPDYWGNGYASEASKALLRLAFEKFKVHRVYATCRPGNIGSAKVLSKIGMKKEGHLREHLWTKGKFHDSYLFSILENEYKENSESGFEEGHDSI, encoded by the coding sequence ATGCACATTGAAACCTCAAGATTAATAATTCGTGATCTCATAATGAAGGATTGGATAGATGTACATGTATATGCGTCTAATCCTAAAGTAACTGAATATATGATTTGGGGACCAAACAATGAAGATGAAACTAAATCATATGTGAATCAACAAATTGAAAAGAAACAAACAATTAACCGAACCGATTTTGAATTTGCAGTAATATTGAAAGAAACCAATCAATTAATAGGTGGTTGTGGAATTTATATTAAAGAGTTAAATGCTGAAATCGGTTATTGCTTTAATCCAGATTACTGGGGAAATGGATATGCAAGTGAAGCATCAAAAGCATTGTTAAGGTTAGCATTTGAAAAATTCAAAGTACATAGAGTTTATGCAACATGTCGTCCAGGTAATATTGGATCAGCAAAGGTTTTAAGTAAAATTGGAATGAAAAAAGAAGGTCATTTAAGAGAACATCTATGGACTAAAGGGAAATTTCATGATTCATATTTATTTTCCATTTTAGAGAATGAATATAAAGAAAATAGCGAGAGTGGTTTCGAAGAAGGCCACGACAGCATATAA
- a CDS encoding VOC family protein, whose protein sequence is MNNHSTELDTKHQLKFGTTIQVRLVSDLKKSQEYYRDVLGCKIDDWGHAERDGMIVILQQAISHEDVRPNAPSKKRTDYPTEWEGPEYGWDTFIHVGWNDIHDLTEEIRNKGGLFPNEPVTGSHGNWEFKNVYLQDPDKYTIVLGAMREIKG, encoded by the coding sequence TTGAACAATCACTCAACGGAACTGGACACTAAACATCAACTGAAATTCGGAACGACAATTCAAGTACGATTAGTTTCAGACTTAAAGAAATCACAAGAATATTATCGTGATGTTTTAGGATGTAAAATTGATGATTGGGGACATGCAGAACGGGATGGAATGATTGTTATCTTGCAACAAGCAATTTCCCATGAAGATGTTAGACCAAATGCTCCTTCAAAGAAACGAACTGATTATCCAACTGAATGGGAAGGACCAGAATATGGATGGGATACATTTATACATGTTGGTTGGAATGATATTCACGATTTAACTGAAGAAATTCGAAACAAAGGTGGACTTTTTCCGAATGAGCCGGTAACTGGGTCTCACGGTAATTGGGAATTTAAAAACGTTTATCTTCAAGATCCAGATAAATACACTATTGTGTTGGGTGCAATGAGAGAAATTAAAGGATAG
- a CDS encoding DUF2199 domain-containing protein, which translates to MKCPHCNNELNELPLCYGIEAPYYFYTVPEEKRTELIRDFCVIDEQHFFIRGHIEIPIIDNKEKFIWSVWVTLSEENFLKSNELLHVDGRENEKPYFGWLSTELSIYPLTTLSLKTMVHTQEVGAVPLIKLEQTNHPLAVEQREGITMERVKEIAHLINHSQ; encoded by the coding sequence ATGAAATGCCCTCACTGTAACAACGAATTAAATGAACTTCCTTTATGTTATGGAATTGAAGCACCATATTATTTTTATACTGTACCAGAGGAGAAAAGAACAGAATTAATTAGAGATTTTTGTGTAATTGATGAACAACATTTTTTTATTAGAGGACATATTGAAATACCAATAATTGATAATAAAGAGAAATTTATATGGAGTGTTTGGGTTACTCTTAGTGAAGAAAACTTTTTGAAATCTAATGAATTATTGCACGTTGATGGAAGGGAAAATGAAAAACCTTATTTTGGATGGCTATCGACTGAACTTTCAATATATCCATTAACTACATTATCGTTAAAGACAATGGTACATACGCAAGAAGTTGGTGCTGTTCCGTTAATAAAATTAGAACAAACGAATCATCCACTTGCGGTTGAACAAAGAGAAGGAATTACAATGGAGAGAGTTAAAGAAATTGCTCATTTAATAAATCATAGTCAGTAA
- a CDS encoding tyrosine-type recombinase/integrase: protein MLDKTLVEAKFPSKYITAHGLRHTYTSLSAEVGVPLDDIRKQLSHTKDDLTTRVYRHVTEARRRADVDKLDALIGDLLECGQVVGNTPYKPRSTKGSTLDSSYLREWNVLVSYFFATYLLPTKGECP, encoded by the coding sequence ATGTTAGATAAAACACTTGTAGAAGCGAAATTTCCAAGTAAGTACATTACTGCTCACGGTCTTCGCCACACTTATACTAGCCTTAGCGCCGAAGTTGGCGTACCACTTGATGACATACGTAAGCAATTAAGCCACACAAAAGACGATTTGACAACACGTGTTTATCGACATGTAACCGAAGCTCGTAGACGCGCGGACGTAGATAAGCTTGACGCACTAATTGGTGACTTACTAGAATGTGGGCAAGTTGTGGGCAATACCCCCTATAAACCCCGTAGTACCAAGGGATCAACCTTAGATAGCTCTTATCTTAGGGAATGGAATGTGTTGGTGAGCTACTTTTTCGCTACCTATCTTCTTCCAACCAAGGGCGAATGCCCGTAG
- a CDS encoding NUDIX hydrolase — protein MITFERNNNKFNFRVAGILIHNGKLLLHTTKTDDFWNLPGGRVEFNESTEQALIRELQEELGVTIQLERLVYVNEDFFEYDCKKYHEIGFYYLMSLPANHDILQKKEEFYGLEDNGRLIFKWFEVEELLDLEVYPEILKTDIKEIITGSGIKHSVIRQ, from the coding sequence ATGATAACCTTTGAGAGAAATAATAATAAATTCAATTTTAGAGTAGCTGGGATTCTAATTCATAATGGTAAACTTCTATTACATACAACAAAAACAGATGATTTTTGGAACTTGCCTGGAGGCCGTGTAGAATTTAATGAATCTACTGAACAAGCATTGATAAGAGAACTGCAAGAAGAATTAGGGGTCACTATACAACTCGAAAGGCTTGTATATGTTAATGAAGACTTTTTTGAATATGATTGTAAGAAATACCACGAGATCGGGTTCTATTATTTAATGTCATTACCAGCAAACCATGATATTCTTCAAAAGAAAGAAGAGTTTTATGGGTTAGAGGATAACGGAAGATTAATCTTTAAGTGGTTCGAGGTAGAAGAATTATTAGATCTTGAAGTCTATCCAGAGATATTGAAAACAGATATTAAAGAGATTATTACAGGTTCTGGAATCAAACACTCAGTAATAAGACAATAA
- a CDS encoding PhzF family phenazine biosynthesis isomerase has product MNIVNVLHYDAFSSVPNKGNPVGIVLNADYLTKDEMQHIAFKVGFNETVFILNSEKADLRLKYFTPGHEINLCGHATIGSLYCLKSKGMFEDRKLIQIETNVGILPIKFDEMDEQLSIEMKQDRPQFTSFNGDLDKLAESMGLAKEELDLNKPIVYGSTGTWTLLVPIKKLSSFNNMTPKNQQFPNVLVENVKSSIHPICFETYDNRALMHARHFSSPYSGTIEDPVTGTASGVMGAYYLLYVNQNLTSVEFIVEQGQEIGRDGRVHVKAIRSEEDIDIFISGTAIYVQEFKIEYE; this is encoded by the coding sequence ATGAATATTGTTAATGTCCTTCATTATGATGCTTTTTCATCTGTTCCGAATAAAGGGAATCCCGTTGGTATTGTGTTGAATGCTGACTACTTAACTAAGGATGAAATGCAACATATAGCCTTTAAAGTCGGCTTTAATGAGACTGTGTTCATATTGAATTCAGAGAAGGCTGATCTAAGGCTAAAGTATTTTACTCCAGGACATGAGATAAATCTTTGTGGGCACGCAACTATAGGATCATTATATTGTCTAAAGTCGAAAGGGATGTTTGAGGATAGAAAACTTATTCAGATTGAAACGAATGTAGGTATACTACCAATCAAATTTGATGAGATGGACGAACAATTATCAATAGAGATGAAACAAGACAGGCCTCAATTTACATCTTTTAATGGGGACCTAGATAAGTTGGCCGAGTCAATGGGATTAGCGAAAGAAGAGTTGGATTTAAATAAGCCCATCGTTTATGGAAGTACTGGTACTTGGACCTTACTGGTCCCAATCAAGAAATTGAGCAGCTTTAATAATATGACACCAAAAAATCAACAGTTCCCAAATGTATTAGTTGAGAATGTCAAATCATCAATACATCCGATATGTTTTGAGACTTATGATAATAGAGCGTTGATGCATGCAAGACATTTTTCCTCTCCTTACTCCGGCACAATTGAAGATCCAGTAACGGGGACGGCATCGGGTGTAATGGGTGCTTATTATTTATTGTATGTAAATCAAAACTTAACTTCTGTTGAATTTATTGTAGAGCAAGGCCAGGAAATTGGAAGAGATGGAAGAGTGCATGTAAAAGCAATACGAAGCGAAGAAGATATAGATATATTTATTTCAGGAACAGCGATATATGTACAAGAATTTAAGATTGAGTATGAATAA
- a CDS encoding GNAT family N-acetyltransferase → MEITLFKSSLNEAEIIHEMQVKAFKTLLEKYQDYETSPGNESLERIIERLNQSFTDYYIIKRYSVPVGAIRIVKKANSAYRVSPIFILPDYQGMGIAQKVFSIIEDMYDNAQIWELDTILQEHGNCYLYEKLGYRKTGEMVQINDKMTIVFYEKQLLKK, encoded by the coding sequence ATGGAGATTACTTTATTTAAGTCTAGTCTTAATGAAGCAGAGATCATACATGAAATGCAAGTTAAAGCATTTAAGACATTACTAGAAAAATATCAAGATTATGAAACTAGTCCTGGGAATGAATCGTTAGAACGAATAATAGAGCGCTTAAATCAGTCCTTCACGGACTATTACATAATAAAACGATATAGTGTTCCCGTAGGTGCAATTAGAATTGTAAAGAAAGCAAATAGTGCTTATCGAGTTAGCCCTATATTTATATTGCCTGATTACCAAGGAATGGGAATTGCTCAAAAGGTCTTTAGTATCATAGAAGATATGTATGATAATGCACAAATATGGGAATTGGATACGATCTTACAAGAGCATGGTAATTGTTATCTTTATGAAAAACTTGGATACAGAAAAACGGGAGAAATGGTACAAATCAACGATAAAATGACAATAGTGTTTTATGAAAAACAATTACTCAAGAAATAA
- a CDS encoding DinB family protein — MYRTAQDFVNDWAHAATGTIKVLEALTDDKLDQSIVEGHSSLGWLGWHLATCPVFFTGMAGLKIEPAGDPKSVPTSASEILATYKTVVERVKAAAAQSLTDEMMAESVDTFSGPAPRGAILRMLIDHQTHHRGQMTVLLRQAGLPVPGVIGPTREEQQNMKK; from the coding sequence ATGTATAGAACAGCACAAGACTTTGTCAATGATTGGGCACATGCCGCAACTGGAACGATTAAGGTGCTTGAAGCATTAACGGATGACAAGCTAGACCAGTCCATTGTAGAGGGACATAGTTCTCTCGGTTGGTTAGGATGGCATCTGGCAACATGTCCGGTGTTCTTCACAGGTATGGCAGGACTTAAGATTGAGCCTGCAGGCGATCCTAAGTCCGTTCCAACTTCAGCAAGCGAGATTCTCGCTACATATAAGACTGTTGTTGAGCGTGTGAAGGCTGCTGCAGCGCAATCGCTAACAGATGAGATGATGGCAGAAAGCGTAGACACATTCTCCGGCCCTGCGCCGCGCGGAGCTATTCTTCGTATGCTGATTGATCATCAAACTCACCATCGCGGTCAAATGACGGTTCTTCTACGTCAAGCAGGACTTCCCGTACCAGGTGTAATCGGTCCTACTCGTGAAGAACAGCAGAATATGAAGAAGTAA
- the comI gene encoding competence inhibitor ComI has protein sequence MEVKDAITIMFLFGTFILALLTYINNNNKRK, from the coding sequence ATGGAAGTGAAAGATGCAATAACGATCATGTTCCTCTTTGGAACGTTCATTCTTGCTCTTTTAACATACATCAATAATAACAACAAGAGAAAGTAA